The following is a genomic window from Candidatus Vondammii sp. HM_W22.
GGATTGCGGCGGATTATCAGTGCTTTTGGTTACTCCATCGCCGGGCTCAAAGTCTGCTATAAACATGAGGCGGCGTTCCGGCAGGAGCTTTTGGTACTCCTGGTGCTGTTGCCGTTAGGGTTGTGGCTGGGTCAAACGGGTGTGGAGCGAGCTCTGCTTCTGGGCAGTCTGTTGCTGGTCCCCTTGGTAGAGCTGCTCAACTCCGGGATTGAGGCGATTGTCGATAGGTTTAGTGGCGAAATCCACGAGCTATCCGGTAGAGCCAAGGATATAGGCTCTGCTGCCGTCTTTCTTGCTATTGCGCTTGCTTCAACTGTCTGGCTGTTAGTGTTGTCAGAGCATTTTAGTTGGTGACAAAGAGTTTGGCCTAAGGTCTCATATGTTCGAGTGGTGAAGGTCGTCATGTTCCCTTATTTACACAGGAGCACCGCAAATCGTGTCTTACCGTCATTTTGGTGCAAAAGAACGCCATACGCTCATGTATCTTTTGCATTGGCGTTTAAGTTATCGAGACACTGGTCGTCGTCTGGGCCGTCATCACACCAACATCTCACATAAAGTGAAACGCAATGGTCGACTCATGGCCTGTTACCGGGATGAGTTTGCACAGGAACGTGCGATGGCTCGACACAAGAAACCGAGGCACACTACTCGTAGGCGATCGCATAAAAAACGCCTGCATTATGTCATCGAGCGGTTACAGGAGGATTGGTCACCGGAAACAATGGCAGAACACCTCAAGCTGGATCATTCTCGAAGTGCATGTTTACGGATTAGCCCTGGAGGTGCCTAGTCGTCCCTGAAGTATCAGGCTGAGGGAGACAAACCTAAATGCTGTGTAACTGCCTATCATTAAACCCAAACAAGGGAGAGGGTAGGCAGCTGATCGACAAGAAAGAGCTCCAGGCGATAGCCCAGGCGGCCGCTAAAAACATCAAAACTGAAGAAGATCTCAACGAGTTTCGGCAAATGCTGACCAGGATCACGTTCGAGGCAGCACTCAATGCTGAACTGGCTGATCATCTTGGCTTTGCCAAGCATCAACAATCCGAAGCGAGTAATAGCCGCAACGGCACTACCAGCAAGACCTTGCAAACGGAAGATGGCTAGTTTGAACTGGATACCCCGCGAGATAGAGCGGGCAGCTTTGAACCTCAGCTAGTTAAGAAGCACCAGCGTCGATTTACCTCAATGGATGACAAGATCCTCTTCTTGTATGCCCAAGGTATGACAACCCGCGAAATCGTCACGACATTCAAGGAGATGTATGGGGCCGATGTCTCTGCCACACTCATATCCAAAGTCACTGATGTAGTTATCGAACAGGTTGTTGAATGGCAATCTCGCCCCCTGGATGCGATTTGTCCTGTTATTTATCTGGACTGCATTGTCGTTAAAATCAGGCAAGACAAGAAAGTGATCAACAAAGCGATTTACCTCGCTCTGGGCGTTAACCTGGAAGGCCACAAGGAATTATTAGGGATGTGGCTATCGGAGAATGAGAGGGGCCAAATTCTGGCTGAACGTGTTGACAGAGCTTCAAAACCGCGGTGTGAAGGATATTTTGATTGCCTGTGTCGATGGCTTAAAAGGCTTTCCTGATGCCATCAACATGGCCTTTCCGGATACCCAGATTCAGCTCTGTATCGTGCATATGGTACGGAACTCGATGAAGTACGTGCCTTGGAAAGACTACAAGCCTGTCACGGCTGATTTGAAAAAGATTTACCAGTCCATCACCGAGGAAGAAGCCTTATTGGCGCTGGATAAATTCTCTGACCGATGGGACAACAAGTATCCCCTAATCGTACCGAAGCCATTGATTCCCTGCTCGGTATCGCTCATCATTGCGCGCCACTGGCCATCCCCCCTGTACAAAAAAGATATCCACCTTCTGATTTCCCAGCAGACCGATATTTTCCACTGAGTCGGCAGTATTGACGATTGTCAGTTGAATCTTTTCCTGCTTGAGAAGCGCCTAATACCGCTGTGCAAAGAGATAATAGGCGCCTTCGTTCTGGCCGGTGGCAATCCGGATATGATCGGGAGGTGCAGGTTTTGAACTGGTAAGCGAGAACAGAGCCAACCAGAATGAGCAACAATGCCGGTCCGAAGATGTCTAGGTGTTCTTTTATGGAGTGGTTCTGTTGGCGGCTCACGGTAATCCCTGTATTTGATTTACTGTTTGTCTGGAAGGCGTGAAGAAAAAAGCAGCATATCCGATTAGCCATTTTTTTATAGGCTCACTATAGCCTTAATGGCGTGGCTTTTGGAATGTTGATGGTTGGCTCGGGAGAACCTTGTTTATTCTGTCTGGAAAGAGTGTCGGATATAGGTTAAATAGTCGACCCTGAAATATTTATAACGCAATGATTTATATAAAATAAGCATCTAAATTTGATAAAATAAACGTCCGTGAAAGGGGTAAAAGCAGAGAAAAACTGGACGAAACAGAGGTGGATAATTGAGCAAACCCAAGACAGCCAATCCCAACCAGCAAAGTTTCCTGCACCAGAACTTACTGGATCAGCTGAACCCCAAGCATCCACTTTTGCTACTGGCCAGACAGATAGACTGGTCATATTTTGATGCTGAATTTGCCCCGCTTTATTCTCATCTTGGAAAGCCCTCAAAACCCATCCGCCTAATGGAGGGCCTCTCGATACTCAAGCATCTGGAAGACCTCAGTGACGAGGTTCTGATTCAATGCTGGATACAAAATCCCTACTACCCGAGTTTTACGGGTGAGATCGAATTCCAATGGCAACTTCCTTGTGACCCCTCCGACCTGACTTACTTCAGAAAGCGTATTGGCAAAGAAGGTTTTGAAAAGGTCCTGGCTGCCTCTATCGCCTTACATCAAGAAAAGGCGATCGAAGATAAAATGTGTATCGACACTACCGTACAAGAGAAAAACATTACCTTTCCAACTGATGCAAAGCAGTACCGAAAGATACACGGGCAGTTACTCAAGATGGCCCGAGCAGAAGGTATCGTGCTCAGTCGAAGCCATGAGAAGGAAGTAAAAATTCTCAAGCTCCCCACCCGATTTGCCACACATCCGAGGAATCGTAAAAAGGCACGTAAGGCCGTCAAGCGATTAAAGACCATCAGCGGCCGATTACTGCGTGAAATACAGCGTAAGATGACCGGAGAACAACAGAAATTCTATGCAGAAAAGTTCGCCCTGTGCCAGCGCATGCTGAATCAGAAGCGTGCTGATAAAAACAAGTTGTACAGCCTACATGAACCTCATGTTTACTGTATGAGCAAAGGCAAGGCCCAGCAGCGTTATGAGTTTGGCACCAAGGCATCAATCACCACCACAAGGGACGCGGGCATTGTGATTGGTGCCCTGGCTTTTGAGAAGAATGTATTTGATGGTCACACCGTACCTGAGGTCTTGGCACAGGTGAAACGTCTCATCAATCGAGTACCCAAAGTGGGTACTGCTGATCGAGGTTACCGGGGCAAATCAAAGGTTAATGACACCCAGATAGTAACGCCAAAGCCTGCTAGGAAGAATACCTTAGGAGAAGCCATGGCATTAGCCAGAAAACGTTTCAGAAGACGAGCTGGCATTGAGCCTGTGATTGGTCACTTAAAGAGTGACCACAGGCTAAAAAGGAACTTTCTTAAAGGCTTTGCCGGGGATCAGATTAACTTGCTTATGGCAGCGGCTGCCTTCAACTTCAGAAAATGGATGAGGGAGGTTCTTTTTGTGCTGAAAAATATCATGTCCATACTGTTGTTCCTGTTTGCAAAACAGAAACAACAGTATTATTAAGTGCCTGGAATGAATATTTCAGGGTCGACTAAATAGAGTTATGAGTTGGTTTCTGCTTGGAAACAACACAGTAAGTTGTAAATTAATGGGCGCTATAATTAGCGACGAGGGCGAGAAATTGTTTTTTCGAAACAAAAGTGAGATGCCCGCGCCGGACCGGGCATTGCCGGGGCGCGTGTCACCAATGGCGGTACCGGAGAGCCACTATGTAAATGGTAACCCACTTCAGCCACCGTTCCCTGATGATATGGCGTACGCCATGTTTGGTATGGGGTGCTTCTGGGGGGCTGAACGCTGCTTCTGGCAGATAGAGGGGGTATTCAGTACGGCCGTTGGCTACGCTGCCGGCCATACTCCCAATCCGACCTATGAAGAGGTTTGTAGTGGCCAGACCGGCCATAACGAAGTGGTAAAAGTTGTTTTTGATCCGGGCCAGGTGAGCTATGAAACGTTACTGGAACTCTTCTGGGAGAGTCATAATCCGACACAGGGAATGCGCCAGGGCAATGACGAGGGTACTCAGTACCGCTCCGGTATCTATCTCTACTCTGCAGACCAGAGAAGAGCGGCGGAGCTCTCACTGTCGAACTATCAGCAGTCCTTGATCGACAAGGGGTTTGGTACCATTACTACAGAGTTGTTGGATGCCCCCGGATTCTATTATGCGGAGTCTTATCACCAACAGTATCTGGCAAAGAATCCCCGTGGTTATTGCGGCTTGGGGGGTACTGGAGTCAGGGTTTCAACTCAATAGTGCCGTTGATGTTGACCACGACCCGCTGGCTGCCGGCTTCCAGTGTCGGTGATGGGGCGCCCTTCAGCGCCATGGCCATGGCGCGCATCTGGACCGGTCTGGATGAAATGCCTGAGCCGTTGATGTTCATCTGCACTAGGCGGTAGCCGCTCTGTTCCATCTCGTTGCTGATCAGCGCTGCCCGTTGTTTAAAACGCGAAATGGCCCGGGCGATTAATTTATCCTCAATGGTTTTTCGGCCTTCAGGTGATAGCGCGTAAGAGATGTTACTGACGCCAAAATGCTCTTGCAGACTGCCGATAATCTTGCTGAGACTGGCTGCATCCCTGCTCTCCAGACGTATCGACTGGCGCACCCGCCAACCCGTTATCGACTGGTTTCGATAGATAGGCGAAGTGCTGTATTCCAGTGTCTGCACTTTGACGCCGGCAACCCGCTTGGCCTGTTTTACAGCCCGGCTGATGTCGTGATTTACCTCTCTTGCCAGACGGGCGGCATCATTTCCCTCCTGCTGGGCAAAGAGTACCGCTTTCAATATGTCATTTTCGACCGATTCTCCAGCGCTGACCGAGAGATTGATTCGATCATAGGTGAGAGGGGTTTCTGCCAGTGCCGTATTGAAACTAGCGAAAATGAGTACTGCTCCGAGAGAGATGATTCTGATCATGGCAATGCCCTCTGTAGATTATTCTGAATAAGCCAGTGCGATGGAGAGTGTATGGAGATAGCCATCAGGCGATATCGAAGCGTTCAGTCAGGATTGTCTTGCCGGCATCGATATGTGCCGCAACACCGATACTACGCACTTGCTCAAGATGGCTTTTTTTGTCATTGCCCGTGTCAGTTCAGCGCTGGAGTTGGATTTACTTCCCTATCGTTTCATCAGCTTCCTTTGTGTAGCGTCTCCCCCGTCTGATTGACTACTTCCACATCGATGTCGAATCCATCACGCAGGCTGGCTGTTACCACGCAGAAATCCTCGAACAGGTCCAGACAGCGTTTGGCCCTGACCGCTTCCTCCAGATTTTCGTCGATTATGAGCTGAACATCCATGCGGCTGATTCGCACCCGGCCTTTGTCGTTTCTGCCAATGGTGCAGACGGCACTGGTGCGTATACTGCCGCTGGGCGGTTTGTTTTTGCTGATACAGAACAGCAGGCTTGCACTGAGGCAGTTGGCAGCAGCGGCAGTGAGCAAGCGTGAAGGGTTTGGGCCTTTGCTGGCGCCAAGAGGTGCTGGTTCGTCAGCCAGGAGGTCTTCTACGCTATCCAGATCAAAACTGATCTTGAACTCGTAGCCCTCCAGGTGTTCCATTTCTACAGTGAATTGGCCTTCTTTTGACATGCTGCCTCCCGGTGAAAAAGAATTGGCACATTGTACACCCAGGAGAGTGTTGGGCTTACATCGTTTGAAGCGAAAATTCGTGAATGCTGACCAGACTTCTTTACCTTATCCGTTACTGAGTTGGGCAAGCTCTTTTAAAGGTATCGGGAGGTGGTTAAGTATTTTGGTATATTTGACCGGAAAAAGAGAAGTAGGCTGTTTTTAAACCGAGACAAACCTAAATGCTGTGTAACTGCCTATCATTAAACCCAAACAAGGGAGAGGGTAGGCAGCTGGTCGACAAGAAAGAGCTCCAGGCGATAGCCCAGGCGGCCGCTAAAAACATCAAAACTGAAGAAGATCTCAACGAGTTTCTGCAAATGCTGACCAGGATCACGTTCGAGGCAGCACTCAATGCTGAACTGGCTGATCATCTTGGCTTTGCCAAGCATCAACAATCCGAAGCGAGTAATAGCCGCAACGGCACTACCAGCAAGACCTTGCAAACGGAAGATGGCTAGTTTGAACTGGATACCCCGCGAGATAGAGCGGGCAGCTTTGAACCTCAGCTAGTTAAGAAGCACCAGCGTCGATTTACCTCAATGGATGACAAGATCCTCTTCTTGTATGCCCAAGGTATGACAACCCGCGAAATCGTCACGACATTCAAGGAGATGTATGGGGCCGATGTCTCTGCCACACTCATATCCAAAGTCACTGATGTAGTTATCGAACAGGTTGTTGAATGGCAATCTCGCCCCCTGGATGCGATTTGTCCTATTATTTATCTGGACTGCATTGTCGTTAAAATCAGGCAAGACAAGAAAGTGATCAACAAAGCGATTTACCTCGCTTTGACAGAGCTTCAAAACCGCGGTGTGAAGGATATTTTGATTGCCTGTGTCGAAGGCTTAAAAGGCTTTCCTGATGCCATCAACACGGCCTTTCCGGATACCCAGATCCAGCTCTGTATCGTGCATATGGTACGGAACTCGATGAAGTACGTGCCTTGGAAAGACTACAAGCCTGTCACGGCTGATTTGAAAAAGATTTACCAGTCCATCACCGAGGAAGAAGCCTTATTGGCGCTGGATAAATTCTCTGACCGGTGGGACAACAAG
Proteins encoded in this region:
- a CDS encoding diacylglycerol kinase; the protein is MASQKATGLRRIISAFGYSIAGLKVCYKHEAAFRQELLVLLVLLPLGLWLGQTGVERALLLGSLLLVPLVELLNSGIEAIVDRFSGEIHELSGRAKDIGSAAVFLAIALASTVWLLVLSEHFSW
- a CDS encoding IS5 family transposase, which gives rise to MSKPKTANPNQQSFLHQNLLDQLNPKHPLLLLARQIDWSYFDAEFAPLYSHLGKPSKPIRLMEGLSILKHLEDLSDEVLIQCWIQNPYYPSFTGEIEFQWQLPCDPSDLTYFRKRIGKEGFEKVLAASIALHQEKAIEDKMCIDTTVQEKNITFPTDAKQYRKIHGQLLKMARAEGIVLSRSHEKEVKILKLPTRFATHPRNRKKARKAVKRLKTISGRLLREIQRKMTGEQQKFYAEKFALCQRMLNQKRADKNKLYSLHEPHVYCMSKGKAQQRYEFGTKASITTTRDAGIVIGALAFEKNVFDGHTVPEVLAQVKRLINRVPKVGTADRGYRGKSKVNDTQIVTPKPARKNTLGEAMALARKRFRRRAGIEPVIGHLKSDHRLKRNFLKGFAGDQINLLMAAAAFNFRKWMREVLFVLKNIMSILLFLFAKQKQQYY
- the msrA gene encoding peptide-methionine (S)-S-oxide reductase MsrA, with translation MPAPDRALPGRVSPMAVPESHYVNGNPLQPPFPDDMAYAMFGMGCFWGAERCFWQIEGVFSTAVGYAAGHTPNPTYEEVCSGQTGHNEVVKVVFDPGQVSYETLLELFWESHNPTQGMRQGNDEGTQYRSGIYLYSADQRRAAELSLSNYQQSLIDKGFGTITTELLDAPGFYYAESYHQQYLAKNPRGYCGLGGTGVRVSTQ
- a CDS encoding SIMPL domain-containing protein (The SIMPL domain is named for its presence in mouse protein SIMPL (signalling molecule that associates with mouse pelle-like kinase). Bacterial member BP26, from Brucella, was shown to assemble into a channel-like structure, while YggE from E. coli has been associated with resistance to oxidative stress.), with amino-acid sequence MIRIISLGAVLIFASFNTALAETPLTYDRINLSVSAGESVENDILKAVLFAQQEGNDAARLAREVNHDISRAVKQAKRVAGVKVQTLEYSTSPIYRNQSITGWRVRQSIRLESRDAASLSKIIGSLQEHFGVSNISYALSPEGRKTIEDKLIARAISRFKQRAALISNEMEQSGYRLVQMNINGSGISSRPVQMRAMAMALKGAPSPTLEAGSQRVVVNINGTIELKP
- a CDS encoding OsmC family protein; translation: MSKEGQFTVEMEHLEGYEFKISFDLDSVEDLLADEPAPLGASKGPNPSRLLTAAAANCLSASLLFCISKNKPPSGSIRTSAVCTIGRNDKGRVRISRMDVQLIIDENLEEAVRAKRCLDLFEDFCVVTASLRDGFDIDVEVVNQTGETLHKGS